The Bacteroides sp. AN502(2024) DNA segment TTCCGTATCAATTAATTATACCCGCATTTATTTTGCCTCATTGGATACTTCTTTGGTAGACAAGGCGAACATCTCATCCTTGAGTCATTGCAAGGATGAGATTTTTATATACTTCTATAATGATATTCTACTGATTATTAAAGAAAAAATACAAAAATGGATCGTATCAATATAAGCTAAAATTGGTTGGCAAAATATACCTCTCTATATAAGAGAAATACTAACGGGTACAAAGATACGTAATTTATTGTATATAACCACATAAAAACAGGTGTAATTTTGGGTAATTGCTTCTTCCAGAGGAGTAATTACTTAACAACTGTTTCATCATTACCGATCATATAGTGAATATAATTGTCTGATAACTATGTGATTAAATCAAATTTTACACCCTGTTATTTATCTTATATAGAGATATGAAAAAAAGAAGGTTGTAAGCAAACCTTGAATGCATCTTGCATGGGGAAGATGAAACGGTTTAATAATAGTGGGGAGGAATCTCTAACTTTTGTAGGATTTAATTGTAACTGCTTGATAAATAGTATTATAAAGAACCAAGCAGGACTAGGATAATTGTCTCAATATTCTATGCTATGGCAATCTCGCAAGATGAACAACAGGTGAAATGGTATGTGATGCGCGACCTCAAACGTCCTAATACTAAATTGTCAGCTTATAAACAGCTTGGCAATGAGCATTTGGAAGTATTTACTCCTATGCAATGGAGGTTGAGGTTGAAAAAAGGTAAACGAATTCGTGAAGAAGTACCATTTATGCAGGACTTGCTTTTTGTTCACGATACAAGAGAAGTGATTGATCTGTTTGTTCGTAAGATACCCACCCTTCAGTATCGTTATCTGAAAGGAGGTGGCTATTGTCAGCCTATGACCGTTGCCGATTGGGACATGGAGCGTTTTATACGTGCTGTTAGAGGTTCGGAAAATCCTAAATATTATTTGCCTGAAGAGATAAAGGATACTATGTATGGTCGTATGATCCGTATCATTGGAGGTCCTCTTGAAGGTTATGAAGGTCGTCTGCTTACTACCCGTGGTTCTAAAATCAAACGTCTTCTTGTCGAATTACCTCATTTTTTTTCGGTGGGTGTAGAAATAAAGCCTGATTTGATAGAGTTAATATAATTATGGTACACGTATTTAACAGCTTTATTCGCTATTTACAGAAAAACTACTTTAGTTATTGGATTGTATTGGCAATCGATACATTCATAGCTCTGCTTTGCACTTGGATCTCATTTATTGGCATTCATTACATAACGGGAACTTCCAGGGAAATCGTTTCACTTTTCTATATCTTGGCGGTTTCAGCTATATCGAGTGTTTTGGGGGCTACTCTATTTCATACTTATCGTAATACGATTCGTTTTTCTCAGTTGAAGGAGTTGTGGCGGCTGGCAGGAGCTGTATTCATAAAGGCTGTTTGTATAGCGATTGCCATCTGGTTTCTGTTGCCACAGACAGGATTACATAACAGTCAGAGGATACTCTTTGTATTGTTTGACGGTATGCTCACTTTTATTGTCATGATCGGGTTTCGTATGCAGTTGATTATTGTGTATGAGCTCTTGCTGAATGT contains these protein-coding regions:
- a CDS encoding UpxY family transcription antiterminator, translated to MAISQDEQQVKWYVMRDLKRPNTKLSAYKQLGNEHLEVFTPMQWRLRLKKGKRIREEVPFMQDLLFVHDTREVIDLFVRKIPTLQYRYLKGGGYCQPMTVADWDMERFIRAVRGSENPKYYLPEEIKDTMYGRMIRIIGGPLEGYEGRLLTTRGSKIKRLLVELPHFFSVGVEIKPDLIELI